One window of the Triticum dicoccoides isolate Atlit2015 ecotype Zavitan chromosome 3B, WEW_v2.0, whole genome shotgun sequence genome contains the following:
- the LOC119281611 gene encoding uncharacterized protein LOC119281611, producing the protein MGNCAASRHAGESWADDGEWEEASSTSEDDRHRRHDGSEEHLSEVTIRITKRQLHELMERKTPGGRGSSTRQLLADIMDSGEVHHHDVHREEHWRPALQSIPEAVES; encoded by the coding sequence ATGGGGAACTGCGCGGCGTCGCGGCACGCCGGGGAGTCGTGGGCCGACGACGGCGAGTGGGAGGAGGCGTCGTCCACGTCGGAAGACGACCGCCACCGACGCCACGACGGGTCGGAGGAGCACCTGTCGGAGGTGACGATCAGGATCACCAAGAGGCAGCTGCACGAGCTGATGGAGAGGAAGACGCCCGGCGGCCGGGGTAGCAGCACCCGGCAGCTGCTGGCAGACATCATGGACTCCGGGGAGGTGCACCACCATGACGTGCACCGGGAGGAGCACTGGAGGCCCGCGCTGCAGAGCATTCCGGAGGCCGTCGAGTCGTGA